The following proteins come from a genomic window of Malus domestica chromosome 02, GDT2T_hap1:
- the LOC139187688 gene encoding disease resistance protein RPV1-like — MPKGTEEVEGLALHLPYGYGTASFSTEAFANMKKLRLLQLDRVELNGEYKHLPKELIWLCWCGCPLQSILDDFFNQDKLVVFDMRWSNLVQVWEGSKSLHNLKTLDLSYSHSLQKSPDFSQVPNLEELILNYCQKLSEIHPSIDHLKRLSLVKLKWCVKLISLPGDFYKPKSVETLLNRCSEFREVHEDIGEMISLRTLEAEDTTIRKVPPSIVRLKNLTRLSLAGVKLADDAIPKDLGSLISLQVLHL; from the exons ATGCCAAAA GGAACTGAAGAAGTTGAAGGACTTGCTCTACATTTGCCTTATGGTTATGGCACTGCTAGTTTCAGCACAGAAGCATTTGCCAATATGAAAAAACTGAGATTGCTTCAGCTCGACAGAGTAGAGCTCAATGGAGAATACAAACATCTTCCCAAAGAGTTAATATGGTTGTGTTGGTGTGGATGCCCTTTGCAGTCCATACTAGATGACTTTTTTAATCAAGATAAACTAGTTGTTTTCGACATGCGGTGGAGCAATCTGGTACAAGTTTGGGAGGGTTCCAAG TCGCTTCATAACTTGAAAACCCTTGATCTCAGCTATTCCCATTCCTTACAAAAATCACCAGACTTTTCACAAGTCCCaaatcttgaagagttgatattGAATTACTGTCAGAAGTTGTCCGAGATTCACCCCTCCATTGATCATcttaaaagactttctttggtgaaACTTAAGTGGTGTGTCAAACTCATTTCTCTTCCAGGGGATTTCTACAAGCCGAAATCTGTTGAGACTCTTCTTAATAGATGTTCAGAATTCAGAGAAGTGCATGAGGATATAGGGGAGATGATATCATTGAGAACACTTGAAGCAGAGGACACAACCATAAGAAAAGTACCACCTTCCATAGTGAGATTGAAGAATCTCACTCGTTTATCCCTAGCAGGTGTGAAATTAGCTGATGATGCAATCCCTAAGGATCTTGGGAGTCTAATTTCTTTACAAGTTTTGCATCTTTAA
- the LOC114827532 gene encoding uncharacterized protein, with protein MPNFSKMLNMKELVVSDSPKLTEVPGLDKSLSSMTLINMRKCTNLSAHLRKNVLRGWTSCGFDGIFLHGNYVPDWFEFVNEGTKVTFNIPPSDGHNFEGLTLFCLRRSYVSSHLAIIVINNIQRTELQAYIGREASDYHPNGDDYLLQGQLSNSKLNLQGGDKVDILFENPAISITRTGVNLVWDKPMKENMYDLDKAGYVFDTHPTRFYDEGGPSHEASDNNRPRKQMRITIDD; from the exons ATGCCCAATTTTTCGAAAATGTTGAATATGAAAGAACTGGTTGTGAGTGATTCACCCAAACTCACTGAGGTTCCAGGCTTGGATAAGTCATTAAGCTCCATGACATTGATTAATATGAGAAAGTGCACCAATCTCTCAGCTCATTTAAGGAAGAACGTCCTAcgt GGATGGACTTCTTGCGGATTTGATGGAATTTTCCTTCATGGAAACTACGTTCCTGATTGGTTTGAGTTCGTCAATGAGGGCACTAAAGTCACTTTTAATATTCCCCCAAGTGATGGTCATAATTTTGAAGGGTTAACTTTATTTTGCTTACGCCGCTCATACGTAAGCAGTCATCTTGCCATTATTGTTATAAATAATATCCAGCGTACTGAGTTGCAAGCTTACATAGGCAGAGAAGCATCTGATTACCACCCAAATGGAGATGATTATCTTTTGCAGGGACAACTCTCGAACAGTAAGCTCAATTTGCAAGGTGGGGATAAAGTTGATATACTTTTTGAAAACCCAGCCATTTCAATAACGAGAACAGGGGTTAATCTAGTATGGGACAAACCTATGAAGGAAAATATGTATGATTTGGACAAAGCTGGATATGTTTTTGACACACATCCAACTCGGTTTTATGATGAGGGAGGACCAAGCCATGAAGCATCTGATAATAATCGTCCCAGGAAACAAATGAGAATTACCATAGATGACTGA
- the LOC114827537 gene encoding uncharacterized protein, whose translation MNTKYSEFSRSSLRISQESDGNGPSPFEKLQVGAAKSRFPEQDKFSHYSDVSSKSSEPIARITEGRPVGRQWNLQLKANDEDKFYKKSETEGHNMGWGLILTETALRCYKQLPSAVLENPTRLFFDRANEFINFKGSRKVIDLLLKCRVNFLLTCQGKSRLMKT comes from the exons ATGAATACAAAATATTCCGAGTTTTCACGTTCATCTTTAAGGATTTCACAGGAAAGTGATGGTAACGGCCCCTCTCCATTTGAGAAGTTGCAAGTTGGGGCAGCTAAAAGTCGGTTTCCTGAGCAGGACAAGTTTTCAC ATTACTCTGATGTTAGCTCCAAGAGTAGTGAGCCTATTGCCAGAATTACTGAGGGTAGACCAGTTGGAAGACAGTGGAATCTTCAATTGAAAGCAAATGATGAggataaattttataaaaaaagtgAGACAG AAGGGCACAACATGGGCTGGGGTTTGATCTTAACAGAAACAGCTCTACGATGTTACAAACAACTTCCGTCTGCAGTTTTGGAGAATCCAACAAGACTATTTTTTGATCGTGCAAACGAGTTCATCAACTTCAAAGGTAGTAGAAAGGTAATAGATCTTCTACTAAAATGTAGAGTCAATTTTCTGCTAACATGTCAGGGCAAGTCCAGATTAATGAAAACGTAG